The following is a genomic window from Bacillus sp. V2I10.
TGCGCTTAAATGCAGGCAGGGCATCATTTTCCTGTCTCATATATATATAGCCCTGGCTTGTTGCAAGAATCGGTTCGTTTTGTGCTTTTAACAAAGAAATATCCTGAACAATAACTTGCCTGCTGACATTTGTTTTTTTGGCCATTTCGCTCCCTTTCATAGGCACGTTCGTTTCTTTCAGCCAATTCAGGATTAATTCTCTTCTTTTCGTTCCAGGGATTTTACCTTCGTTCATAATGACCCTACGTCCTTTCCATATATTTCTCGCTGATTGCTTTTCCAATGATGCCAGCCATTTTATCAAGATCTTCGGCTTTTGTATGTTTTCCGGTTGAAATGCGAATGTACTGCAGGGCTTCATCATTAGTCAGCCCGACAGCCGTCAGTGTCTTAGAAGGAATCTGCATGCCAATTTGACAGGCTGTACCTGTGGAAATGGCTACCCCTCTGCGATTACTCTCCAGCAGCATATATTGCCCCTCAATGCCCCGAATAATCAGGCCGATAATAGACGGCAGCTGATCATCTAAATCTTTATTAATAATGTGAACGTGTTCACTATAGTGGTTGAGCATGGCAAAAAAACTTTCCTTCAATGATTTCAGTCTTCTGAATTCCGTGTGCATGACAGAACAAGCGGTTGCGGCAGCAGATGTAAATGCGGCAATTCCCGGCACATTCACCGTGCCTGCTCTAAAGCCGTTTTCATGAGTGCCTCCGGGTATAACAGGATTAAAATGTTCACGCGGATTCAAATAGAGACAGCCGACACCTTTTGGTCCATACACCTTATGGCTGGAAAGTGAAATGGCATCCGCTTTCCATTCATCCGCTTTGATGGGGATCTTTCCAAACGACTGAACACAGTCGCTGTGAAAATAAACCGGCTTATCATGTAAAAAATGACCGATTTCCTCTAAATTTTGAATACAGCCTATTTCAGAATTTGCGTGTTGAATTGAAACAAGCGCTGTTTTATCTCTAACGGCATCTCTTATTGCTTCTACATGTAGTTTACCATGTTTGTCCGGCAATAAAAATGTTACCTCAAATCCTGTTTGCTCAAGTGTTTTTAAATAATTATAGATAGAAGAATGCTCTAGGGCAGAGGCAATAATATGATTTTTATGTTTTCCTGCATTTTTAAGGAGTGTTTCAATGGCAAGCACATTGGATTCACTGCCTCCACCCGTAAAGCAAATCCCTGAAGCAGTACCGCCAATCAGCAATGCAATCTTCCTGCGGCAAGCTTCTAAGATCGTTCTGGCGGCATCTCCTTCATCATGCAGGCTATTGCTGTTTGCGAACGCTTTTTTTGATGCCTCGGCAAATACAAGAAGTGCTTCATCGCTTATTGGTGCTGTAGCTGCATAATCTAGATAAATCAAAATTTAATCTCCTCTCTGGGTTAAAAAAATCTCTTGTCATTATTTTAGTTTTGTGTAAATATAAGTGTCAAGACACTTGTAAAGAATAGGGGGTTATTTTGTGCCTCAAACGGATGTATTAATTATTGGAAGCGGAATTGCAGCGCTGTCTGCAGCCTTTCAGCTTCAATCTTCTAAAAAAGTAACCATTCTGACAAAATCAAGTAAATACGAGAGCAATTCTATGCTGGCCCAAGGGGGAATTGCAG
Proteins encoded in this region:
- a CDS encoding IscS subfamily cysteine desulfurase → MLIYLDYAATAPISDEALLVFAEASKKAFANSNSLHDEGDAARTILEACRRKIALLIGGTASGICFTGGGSESNVLAIETLLKNAGKHKNHIIASALEHSSIYNYLKTLEQTGFEVTFLLPDKHGKLHVEAIRDAVRDKTALVSIQHANSEIGCIQNLEEIGHFLHDKPVYFHSDCVQSFGKIPIKADEWKADAISLSSHKVYGPKGVGCLYLNPREHFNPVIPGGTHENGFRAGTVNVPGIAAFTSAAATACSVMHTEFRRLKSLKESFFAMLNHYSEHVHIINKDLDDQLPSIIGLIIRGIEGQYMLLESNRRGVAISTGTACQIGMQIPSKTLTAVGLTNDEALQYIRISTGKHTKAEDLDKMAGIIGKAISEKYMERT